In Spirosoma sp. KUDC1026, the sequence GCGAGCGGCTGATGAGGTCGTAATCAGGCGTCATCAGCCCCGCAATCAGGCCCGCTACGTTACCCATTTGCGTAATGGTATTTTTCAGCGAGACCTCGTTTTTCAAAATGAAACGGGCGTCTTTCGTATTTACCTCAATATCAGGGTGAACGATCGTGCAGTACAGCGATGCGGGTGTTTCGATGCGAATAACGTCCAGCGGCTGGTAACTCCGTACGACAACAAAGCCACCCAGCAGGGACGGCGCTACGTTGTCGGCGTGGGCCGAGCCACAGGCAATGCGTTCGCCTTCCATCGCAAATGGCAGAAGCTTCAGCGTGGGCAGGGGCCGGTCGAGGAGTTCGTTAATGGCAAAGACACCGGCCACGGCGCTGGCGGCACTGGAACCCAAACCGCTGCCCAGGGGCATCTGCTTCCGGAGAACCACGTCAACGCCTACGTCGGTACGGCCAATGTGCTTGAGGTAAGTCTGAATGGCAATGCCAGCCGTGTTTCGCTCTGTCTCGCGCGGCAGGCGGCCCTCATCGCCGATGATGTCGGTAATACGAACGCCGGGTGCGTCGCTGGTTGTCAGGGTAATCTGATCGCCGGGGTTGGCGACCGCGAAACCGAATATGTCAAACCCGCAGGCTACGTTAGCAACGGTGGCGGGAGCAAATACACTAATGGACTTCACGATTGGCAAAAAGCAACGAAGGAAAAGACAAGTTTAGCGCTTTCGGCTGGGATTATCAACGAAATAGCGTTTGCCGGGAGAGGGATCGGCTGGTTTAGCTAATCAACTCAGCTGTCCAGCCTGATTCCTTCCTGTTCCAGATACGCGCCGATGTTGAACGTTTGCCCGTCGAGCAGTTCCAGATCCCGGTGCCAGTTCATGGTCAGCCAGGCATCAGCATTACGGTCGGCTACCATCACCTGTTGCGAATCCGTATATACCCAGATTACACGATCGGTGCCAAAATCGAGTAATTTCCGGGTTTTCAAGTTGACATAGTTTTTGTCTTCCGTTTTGGAAATATCGGCTTTCACATCAATCTCAACCGCGACTTTGGCGGGTACGTTAGCGTAGCGCACATTGATCTTATCAGCTGTTAGCACGCTACGTTCGTAAATGGCCCTAATACTAGAGCGGTAGTCCGTCGAATATTTCATGCACTAATGATTCCAACGAAACGGCGACCGAAGTTGATTTGGTGGACGCTCGGTGCGGGCGTTTCTTAGGGTCGAGTGTTTGAGTCGGTTCCATAGTTGGCAAGATACGTAGTATGGTAAGATTACCCCAGTCGTCGAACTAACAAACTGTTTACCAGTTCAAAGAGGGCCGTTGGTTTAACCGTTCGCCACTGGGGCAGGTCCAGCGTGCCGCCGAAGTTAATGTAGTAATCGAGGTGATACTTTTTCCATTCCTGCTCAATAAATTCGGGTGTATGAATGGCCGCAATCCAGCCGTCTTCTACGTCTTCAAACCATTCCTCATAGTAAGAATCATCAGAGCCGTGAAAGTTGAGGATATTTTCGGCGATGAGAACGAAATATTTGATGCCCTCATTCACCAGCACATCAACAACCTGCCGTTTCAGGTACATGATGTCGTTGTGCAGCGTATCGTTCCACTCGCCAAATAGCTCGATGACCGCAAACTGACGGTCGTAGTTGGCGTAGAGAATCTTACAGTAAAGGGTTTCTGAGCCGATTTCGTCCCAGAGTGGGTGAATGTAGTAGCCGTAGATGTCGTTCTCGTACGACTGCATGTTGTATTCCCGTTCGTGGAACGGTGACCGATCATCTTCCGAAGCTGTATAGTATTTTTCCCAGCCGTAAAATGGTTCAATATCCTGCATAGCAATGCCAATGAAATAAGTTAGACAGGCAGCTTTGTCCCTACTTCTAAGATACAAAAAATGGCCCGGATAGGAGCCATTTTTTGTGCAGAATTACGAATGAAATAAGCCGCTGAACTATGGATTACTCAACTGCCCTGATAAGGTGCGCAGTGCTGCTGATAAACCATCCAGCCGGGACGAAATATCGCCTTCGGCGCCCATCAGCGTACTGAACTCCACCGTTTGGGTTGCCAGTGTATCGAGCAGTTGCCCGAGTTCGGCATTGTTGATCTGATCACTCTTCAACTGTGTTTTTACCTGCTCCAGCGTCGTGGTGATATCACCGGCGTTGTCGGCCTGGTGCAACTGCTTCAGCCACTGATCCAGAATACCCAGACCGCTCTGAGGGGTTTCTTCGGTCTGATCTCCCTCCAGCAGGGTCATGGTTGAATCCAGCAGATCGGTTGATTCTTCGTGTGTAAGCATATCAGAAGTGGTTGCTGAATGTGCGTAATACGTCGGCCAGTTTTTTTATCTGCACCGACGTTGGATCGTCGACCGTTGGTTCATTGGCCAGGGTGGCCGTGTGACGGGCCATGTTAAGAAGCAGATGGCGGATTTGTTCAACGTTGGGCGAATCTGATTTTAATAAATCGCGCAGAGTCCCTACTTCGGCCAGTACCCGTTCGGCCCCTACATCGCCGGGAAGGGCGTTAAGCCAGCCTTCCAGCAGTAGAATGCCTTGATCCGGGGTAATATTTATCGTTGTACCATCCCCCAGCAAACCAAGGGTATCGGTTAACATTCTGTGTTCAAGCGATGTGTTTGCTTCCATTGTGTAGTGAAATTTAAATCCTGCTCTTCCCTGCAACAGGGTTGAGTCAACTTATAAAGAGTCGCTGAAGCTACGCAGCGCTTTTGCCAGCCGTTCCAGACTGCCCGTCCAGGTGCCTTCTGACGTTGGTGCTTCGGCAACCTGCTGGGTTTTGGTAGCTAACGTACCCATCAGTGATTTGATCTGAGCCGCATCGGATGGTGTAGCCTGTAGTTCGTTCCGCAGGGCATTCAGGTCGTCCTTGAGATGGTCGATGTTAGGATCTCCCTGCATAGCCTGCAGCCAGCCATCAATCAGCATAACGCCCTGTGCTGGCGTAACCCCCTGCTGGTGACCATCCCGAAAAATAGTCAGTGTATCTTCGAGCATGCGCTCTTCCAGAATATTCGTTCCCATGTGTATTTGCGTAATGTAGTAGACCGTAACGTATCGCTGCGCTGGATCGGACTAGCTTACCCAGCCTGACTCAAAACAGGGAAGGGCTACGGTTGTAAAGGAATAACTCAGGCCGAAATACTTTGTTCAGGTAAGACCAAACCCGTCACCGAACCCGACTGGATAATCGGCGTTCGGTGACGGGTTTGGCTATTTTTTAGTACTGCGAGCGTCCCTGCGACTGGGCCGTTGCCGAATCACCGGTACCTCCCGATACGCCCATACCGCCAACGCTACGTGACTCCGTGCGTCGTGCATCCGACGTATCAGCGCTCTGATTGTCCTCTTCTTTCGTATCGTCGGCGTCACCACTCCGGTAATCGCCTTCTTCCGTATTATCGGGCTCGGCGTCAGTGGATGTTGTGGACTCGTTGCCACCATCGCTGCCCGTCGTGTCGTCCATACCGATGGAAGCTGCCGGGCCGTTGCTGGTTGTTCCGCCCGTCAGACGGGTGTCGCCCGTGCCGCTGTCAATAGCAGACGTACCTACCCCGCTATTTGTCGATTCACCACCTACAGTACTCGTCATAGGCGCCTGACTACCGGCCTGGGGCTGTTCGCCCGATCCACCCAACCGCTGGCTGAATCCTTCCAGCGAGTCGACTAACGGTTTCAGTTTTGTCTGTACGACCGAATCGGCGGTGTCTGCTGCCTGTTTTGCCTGTTGGGCCAAATCCGTCAGAAGTTGCCGGATGTGGGAGCCGTCTGGCGAACCGTTGCGCAGTTCAGTACGTAGGTCGCCTAGTTTTGTTGTAATGGAATCGGCAGACTGCTCGTCGCTGGGCAGGGCGCTGATCCAGCTGTCAATCAATGTAATTCCGTCTATGGGAGAGACACTGACTGCGCTGCCGTTAAATGTATTAACGGTCGTATCTACCAGATTAAATGCGTGTTGGTCAATAGCCATAACTAGCAAAGGTTTAGGATTCGGTAATAGTAGCCGCTACCTGACGGTGCAGATTTTCCAGCGTAGCGACCAGTTGAGACAACTCTGTCTGCTCGGCGCTGGCTTCGGCTGCTTTCATTATTTTCTGGGTTTGATCGATCAAATCCTGCAGAATATCGGTAACTGCCGTTGGATCGGGGTCACCCTCAATCGTTTCGGTGTCGAGTTCAGCCCGAAGCTCTTCCAGCGTATCAGCCAGTTCATTGGTTGCGTCGGTTCCAGCCTCGTCGAGTCGGTCGAGCCACCGGTCAATAAACGCCAGGCCGTCCTGTGGTTCAATGTTGCTGATGCCACTGTCAAACGCATTGACGGTTTCTTCGATGAGTGACGTCTGGTTTTGGTCCTGAGAAATCATAAGGCGTTGAGTTTATGAGTTACTATTCGTTTCTAACGAAAACTGACTGAATTGCTGCGCAAAATCGTACAGGGCCGACGCCAGACTTTTCAGCTTGTTTTTTGCTTCGCCTTCAGCGGCATTGTTAGCGAGGTCTGAGGTTTCGCCCGCCAGGTTGTGCAGCAGCTCGTCGATCTTGTGCGTATCGCCATCCGTGAGCGCATCCCGTAGTTTGGTAAGCGGCTCGGCCACCCACTGGGTGCTGACGTCCGACTGAACGACAAAAATCCATTCCTGCACCAGATCGGCACCCGACGTGGGGTTGGCGGCTGAAACGCCACCGCCCAGCAGAGACAACGTATTGTCCAGGGCTGTGTTGAATCTTATTTTAGGATCTTCCATAACGTGATAAGGATTAGTTTTGAAGAAAAACCGGTGTCAATCGGGATTGTTTTCTGACGGGCTTCGTTCTGCTGAAAATTCCCACTGATTAAATAGACTATTTGATGGATTCACGTCAGTTACTTCCTGAAGTCAGGTACCAGTTTGCCCGGAGTGGGGGCGCTGGCGGCCAGCATGTTAATAAGGTAGCTACGAAAGCGGAACTGCGGTTTGACGTGCGAAATTCGGCCTTGCTGACCGATGAGGAAAAGGGAATCCTGGAAGCTAAACTCGCTGCGAAGCTAACAACCGAGGGCGAGCTGGTGCTGACCCACCAGACTGAACGAACGCAGTTGGCCAACAAAGAAAAAGTGACGGCTAAGTTTCTGCGGCTTGTGCAGAAAGCATTTACGCCCGCCAAGACCCGTCGGGCCACGAAGCCGTCCAAAGCGGCCGTTGCCGAACGAATTACCGAGAAAAAGCGGAAGGGCGACGTTAAAGCCAATCGCCGGAAGGTTGACTATTGAGTCGGTGAGCCGGATTAAAACTCGGTCGGACGCCGGCAGAGCTGTAAGTTTCGCCAGAGTTTTTACCTGCATAGGTCATTAGACCAGGAGCCATAAAAAAGCGGTATCGACCCAGGTCGATACCGCTTTTTTATGGCTTGACATAGAACGAGTTCCTAAAAAAGATTCGGGTAGTCGGTAATGATACCATCAACGCCCAGTTTTACCAGTCCCTCGATCTCCGGCTTGGTGTTTACCGTCCAGGGAATAATCTGCATGCCTTTGTCATGGCAGGCTTTCACCGTTTCAGCCGTTATGCCCTTGTAGTAGGGGCTGTACGTCTTTGGCGTGAAGCCTAACGTTGCCAGATTCTCGTCGACTGACTTCGTATTGGCCGTCAGGTACGCAATGGCCACCGTTGGGTACTCCTTGTGAATCAGTTGCAGGGGGCGGGCGTCGAACGACTGAATGTTGTAACGCGTGCCCAGTTTCTGCTGGCAGATTGGCATAACCAGCTTTACGAACTCGGCTGGCTCAGGATTGTAGACATTGTCCGTAGCCGGGCTCATTTTGATCTCGATGTTGTAACGAGGTTGGGGCAGCTTCTTTGCCTTCGCATAGGCTTCAACCGAGTCAATCAGTTCCGTCAGTAGGGGTTTGTAAGCCCGGAAGTTTTTCTGCTCAGGAAACTGCGGATGCTTCTTACTGCCTACGTCGTATTTTTTGATTTGGTCGTATGTAAGCTGGTAGAGGTTGATGGATTTTTGCTCATCAGCCGTAACGGGCGTTCCGTCGGGTTTGGTCGTAATATCGGCCGACATGTACGGGTCGTGTGAGACGACAACCTGCCTGTCTTTCGAAATGATTACGTCCAATTCCAGGGTTTCAACACCTATATCCATAGCTTTTTTCATGGCCTGGATTGTGTTCTCGGGCATGAGTCCGCGCGTGCCCCGGTGGCCCTGCCGGTCGAGTTTGTTTTGTGCCAGCACCAGTTGAGAACTAAGCAGCAGACTTACCAATCCAATCGTCTTGATCATTGTCAATGGGTAGTTGTTAAGCGAGGTATTGACCAGGTGTAAAAATAATACCCTGATCAATACCTCGGCGGAAAGAAACGAAATTAGAAGCTATAGCGCGCGCCCAACTGAATCTGGAACGGATCGCCCGAAGGGGTTACCGCACCTGAGTTATTAACTCGATAATTATACCGTTGCGTCGACTGTGAGAAACCTGGAATTGCTGCGTTACCACCGCTGGCTGGAACGCCAAGTGCATATAGGGTTTGTGTGCCTAGTGACAAATTCGTACCCCGGTTCCGGTTCAGCAGGTTGGCGAAATTGAAAATATCGGCCGACAGCTCAATCGCGTGGGTTTTGTAGATGCGGAACCGCTTCAGCGCCCGGATGTCAAGTACGCCGTAGAAGCCGTTGATACCGCCGTTACGCTGAGCAATCTGACCCGAATAGGCGTTGATGTAGTTTTTCAGGCTCTGGCTGGCGTCTGGGTTGTCGAGCAGTGTTTGCAGACCTGTCCGGACGTTGGTAGGCACTTCTGCGCTGTTCCGATCGAAAACAAAGGCCAGATCGTTTGTCGCCACGAAGTCGCCGTTGGTGTTGGCGCCCGACAACAGCGAGTAGCGGGTACCGCCGATACCCGTGTACCGAACGCCGAGCGTGATGCCAAAGAATGAGGGCAGCGTACCGTAGAACACAACCTTGTTGCGGAAGTGATTATCCGAGTACGTGATGTTGCTCAGGTTGCGTGGATCATCTTTAACGGGCAGGACCAGGGTTGCGGTGTTGGCTACGTTCCCGTTGTAGGTTACGTTGTCGCGGGTGTCGTTCCAGGTGAAGCTCGCCGTGATTTCGCCATCGCGGAAGTACTGCCAGGTAGCATCAACGACGGCGGCAAATTGATTGACGCGGCCTTCGCTGTTCAGCTCCAGTACCCGACCCAGCTTGTTGCTAAGACGGCCCAACTGCCAGTCTGTTACCCCGCTCGACGTAACGCTTGCCGCCGGTACGTACACGCCCCGGTTGGCTTCGTTGGATAGACGGAAGAACGGATCGGCCACCATGTTTCGGTCGACGTACATATAGTTGTTCCGGCCTAACGACATGTAGCCCGAGATACCTACTTTCAATTTATCGGTCAGGTAGCGCGAGTACGACACGTTGGCTTTGTACAGCGTCGGGATTTTCGCGTTAGGCCCGGTCATGTTGATGGTTGGTACCTGGAATTGAGCCAGCGTTGGAATGCTGTTATAATCCTGCCGGTAGGCCGCAAAATTAGGAGCCGGAACATTGGCTCCCCGCACGTCAACGGTAGCAAAATGCTTGCCGTCGAAGGTCAGGTTGTTGATCAGCATGTAGTTGTTGATGTCTGATGCGAATACGCCAGCCCCAAACCGAACGAAGTCACGGTGTTCGCTATTGACGTCCCAGTTAAACTGAATACGTGGCTGGGGAATAAAGGTTTTGATCTGATTGTCCGTACGTAATTTCAGCTCGTCGAATACCAGCTGGTTGAATTGCGCTTTCGGATAAACAGCATAATCGAAACGCAAACCGGCGGTCATTTCCAACCCTGGGGTCAGATGCGTTGTCATCTGTCCGTACAGACCCGCGTTGAGGATATTACTGTAGACCGTCGGATCGGCCACGAGCGGTACCTCACGGTAGAAGCGGTAGGGTTGCAGGTTATTGAAATTATCAAGCGCAGGAGTTACCGTTACAACGCCATTAACAACGCTGTTGCTTTCGTTGTAATGGAATCGTCCATTTACTTCACTGCCGTAGAGAGATTTCGCGTGGGTATACATCAGATCGACTCCGAACGTATACTGTACTTTGTCGGTGTTGAGGTAAAAATTGTCGACCAGTTGCAGAACATTGTTCGTAAATCCCTCTTGCGCGAACCGGTGGCCACCCATCTGAATATTGGTTGACAGCGTACCTCCTTCGATAGTTGACCGCACCGTTTCCACGATGTTACGTGGGATGTTGGCCGCCGGCAGCTGATCGCCGGGGCTGCTTTTCTGGTAGGTGAAGAGGTGCTGTAGTTTCAGCTCGTTGGTGATCTTCGGCGTAAACGTCGTACGGAGCGTAGCCAGCAGGCTGTTGTCCACGTTGTAATCGTTACCGTACGATTCAAACGCGTTGATCGACGTATTATCGGCCAGTCCCAGCTTGTTGCGGTCGTTGGTATAGTTGTCGCGGATGGTCAGCAGGTTGTTCGCGTTGATCTGCCAGTCGATACGGGCGAAACCAGCATCCGTACCCCGTCGTTTCGGGAACGTACCAAACTGCTGCGTGTTAGCCATGCCGTACTTGCTGCGGGCAATGTCGACAAAACGGTTCAGGGTTGCGTTCGTTACGTTGAACCGGCGCTCGTCCAGTGGCGTCTGAATGTCGGCGATGATCAGCGGGCGCGAATCCTCCTGGTGGTCCCAGACCACAAAATAGTGCAGCTTGTCTTTGATGATGGGGCCGCCCAGCGAGAAACCAAACTGATTGGTTGAGAACGGTACGTTACGTTGGTTACCCCGAATGTCGTATTTACTCGACAGCCAGTTGGCGCGGGTGTAGTTGAAGAGGCTACCCGTTAGTTTGTTGGTACCGGCTTTGGTTACGGCACTCACCAGACCACCCCCGGCCCGGCCGTACACAACGTCGTACTGGTTGGTGATTACTTTAAATTCCCGAACGGCCTCGATCGAAATGGAGTATGGTGCACCGCTGCGGCTCGTCGTCGAACCGGCCGAGGTGGGGTTCTTCGCGTTCATCCCGTCGATTGTATAGTTAGTCGACGAACCAAGTTGTCCGGATAAGCTACCGCTGTTGTTGGTGAGGGGCGATAAGTTGATGAGTTGCGTGAAATTACGTCCGTTGACGGGCAGCGATACCAGCGTTTTGGCGTTGATGGCCGTGGCTGCGCCCAGAATGTCCGTTTTGTTTTTCAGTCCCGACGCGACAACCTGCACCACTTCCAGATCCTGGCCGGTCTCCTGCATGGTCAGGTTGATTTTGATGTCGTCGCCCTGGTTGACCATGTAACCCGTCCGGCGCTGTTCACCCAGGCCCACGGCTGTAACGGTAACCGTGTACGGGCCGCCCAGTGGAATTTCCTTAAAAACATACTCGCCTTTTACGTTCGTGACGGTTCCCGTCGAGAACCCCGTTGACTCGTTACGCACCCGAATCGTAGCACCGGGCAGGGGAGCATTATTTTGTTCAGAAATAACGCCCGAGATGGAAGCCTGGGTCGTCTGGGCCAGCAGCCTATCGGACAGACAAAGAATAGAAAATAGTAATAAAACAATAGAGAGTAGCCTGTTTCTCATTACAGTCATGATAGAATTTACTACCGCAAAGAGAGTCTGCTTACGTTACCTGGAAGTTACCAGCCCGTTACCAATGTATGACCTTTAGTCGGTCGGAATAACCGATAACTTCACACTACATTCATAAATGGGCAGAGTTTAGTGCGCTTAATAAATAATGGGACCGCACAGAAACTGAATAAAGTAAACCGTTAAAACCAACTGTACCTGTTGCCATAACAGCTTGTTAATATATGGGCGAAAATGGTAATTTATTGAGTTGTAACCTGTTTCTAACTTGCGCCAAAAACAGTATGATACGAACGTCGATTATTCTGGAACTGGACGGAAAATGGCCTGTCTGGCACCAGGAAACGGGTTTGGCAAAAAACGCCGAAGTGGCAAACTGGCTATTTATGTTCTGTGGCTGGAACGACGGAACAACTCGTTACCCATGCCTGTGCACCCAGCAGATTCAGGAGGATTGGGCTGAAATTGACCCCGAGACTTCCTGCGATATACGAGCTCATTGGGTATTGGGTAACCGGCTGCTGTTGAATTAGAAGGTGTCATCCGATCAGGCTACCTACCGGTAAGATGTATCAGTAAAGTTGGCTAACGGCGTTGACTAAGCTGGTCGAGCCGATAATTAATGGCGAACGCTGGTGCAGTTTCTCGATGGGAATGTCGAGCAGGCGTTGGCGGCCGTCGGTAGCGCTGCCTCCGGCCTGTTCAACCAGGAAAGCCATCGGGAAGCATTCGTACAGGAGTCGCAGCTTGCCATTGGGCGCCTGCCGGGTAGCGGGGTAGAGGTAGACTCCCCCTTTAAGCAGATTCCGGTGTACGTCGGCAATCAGGGCGCCGATGTAGCGCGCCGTAAACCGGTTTTCTCGACACTGAGAAATATAGTGTTGAATACCCGTCGGAAAATCAGCCAGGTTACCCTCGTTGCAGGAGTAAATCCGGCCGTCGACTGGCGTGGTCAGGTTGGCGTGCGATAGGAAAAACTCACCCAACGATCCGTCGTACGTAAAGCCGTTGACCCCCTGGCCCGTCGTGTAAACCAGCATGGTCGAGGTGCCATAGAGGACGTAACCGGCGGCAACCTGCTGGTGGCCCCCCTGCAGAAAATCGCTTTCCACGACCGGACCCCCTATCGGCGACTGCCGCCGGTAGATCGAGAAGATGGTACCGATCGATACGTTGACGTCGATATTAGACGAGCCGTCGAGCGGGTCGATGGCTACGACGTATTTTCCCTGTTGGTTGCCCGTGTGAACAATACTGTCTTCTTCCTCCGACACGATAGCGGCCACCTCACCCCCGTTGCGCAGGGCGCGCAGAAACCGGACATGAGCAATCATGTCCAGTTTCTGCTGCGCTTCGCCGTGCTGATTTTCGGTGCCGAAACCTCCGGTGATGGCCAGTAGCCCCGCCCGGCTGACTTCCCGCTGGACAATCTTGGCCGCCAGCGCAATATCGCGCAGTAACTGTGAGAGTTCACCAGTAGCCGCCGGGGAGGCCTGCTGTCGTCGTTTGATGAACCGATCCAGGGTTGTACCGACTGGGACGGCAACGGTTTCTTCCGAATAACTAGCCATACGTTCCGAAAGGATAAAAAATGACAGGTAACTACGCGAAGAGTGACTCGGCTGGCCCGTCTTCTGTACTTTTCTGGTAGGTCAGGTAGTTGTCCCGGAAGGCGCGGGCCAGCCGGTTGGCCGTTACGTCGTAGTCGATGGCCCGCGCCCAGGTCTGACTTGGATTGAGAAGCTCGGCCGGAATGCCGGGACAGCTACGCGGAATCTGCAGACCGAAGGGTTGTAGCGTCTGGTAGTCGACACTATTCAGCGTTCCGTCGAGAGCGGCCCGGATGACGGCGCGGGTATACGCCAGTTTGATCCGTTGGCCTGTCCCGAAGGAGCCGCCCGTCCAGCCCGTGTTTACTAGCCAGACCGGCACGTCGGCTGATTTCAGGTGGTCGCCCAGCAGATTTGCGTAGTCGAACGGATGCAGAGGTAAAAACGCTGAGCCGAAACAGGCCGAAAAAGTTGGTACGGGTTCTTTGATGCCTACTTCCGTACCCGCCAGTTTAGCCGTGTAACCCGACAGAAAATAGTACATGGCCTGTTTGACGGTTAACCGGGCGATGGGAGGCAGCACCCCGAAGGCATCGGCTGTCAGAAAAAACAGATGCTTGGGCGGGGCTCCGATTGATGGCGTTGCCCGATTGGCAATAAAGTCGAGCGGGTAGGCCGTTCGGGTATTCTCCGTTACGGATTGGTCGGTGTAATCGACAGTCAGGCTGCCAGGTGTAAAGCGCGTATTCTCCAGGATTGCACCGGGTCGGATCGCTCCATAAATTTCTGGTTCGTGTTCGGCGCTCAGGTTAATAACCTTGGCGTAACAACCCCCCTCAAAGTTAAACACTTGATCACTCCAGCCGTGTTCGTCGTCGCCGATCAGTCGCCGGTCAGGATCGGTTGAGAGCGTTGTTTTGCCGGTGCCTGATAAACCAAAAAACAGCGCTGTGTCGCCTGCCTGACCGATGTTCGCTGAGCAGTGCATGGACAAGACGCCCTGCCGGGGAAGCGTGAAGTTGAGCACCGAAAAAATGCCTTTTTTCATTTCCCCCGCGTAGCCCGTACCACCGATCAGAACGATACGTTTGGTGAAGTTGATAATCGTGAAGTTTTCCTGTCGGGTGCCGTCGGTGGCGGGGTCCGCCTGGAAGCCTGGGAGAT encodes:
- a CDS encoding homoserine kinase; the encoded protein is MKSISVFAPATVANVACGFDIFGFAVANPGDQITLTTSDAPGVRITDIIGDEGRLPRETERNTAGIAIQTYLKHIGRTDVGVDVVLRKQMPLGSGLGSSAASAVAGVFAINELLDRPLPTLKLLPFAMEGERIACGSAHADNVAPSLLGGFVVVRSYQPLDVIRIETPASLYCTIVHPDIEVNTKDARFILKNEVSLKNTITQMGNVAGLIAGLMTPDYDLISRSLVDVIIEPVRAILIPEFNEVKQAALDNGALGCSISGSGPSMFALSRDVETAEHVGAAMQQAFLSVGITSEAYVSEINREGPKVLGH
- the arfB gene encoding alternative ribosome rescue aminoacyl-tRNA hydrolase ArfB, coding for MDSRQLLPEVRYQFARSGGAGGQHVNKVATKAELRFDVRNSALLTDEEKGILEAKLAAKLTTEGELVLTHQTERTQLANKEKVTAKFLRLVQKAFTPAKTRRATKPSKAAVAERITEKKRKGDVKANRRKVDY
- a CDS encoding glycerophosphodiester phosphodiesterase family protein; this translates as MIKTIGLVSLLLSSQLVLAQNKLDRQGHRGTRGLMPENTIQAMKKAMDIGVETLELDVIISKDRQVVVSHDPYMSADITTKPDGTPVTADEQKSINLYQLTYDQIKKYDVGSKKHPQFPEQKNFRAYKPLLTELIDSVEAYAKAKKLPQPRYNIEIKMSPATDNVYNPEPAEFVKLVMPICQQKLGTRYNIQSFDARPLQLIHKEYPTVAIAYLTANTKSVDENLATLGFTPKTYSPYYKGITAETVKACHDKGMQIIPWTVNTKPEIEGLVKLGVDGIITDYPNLF
- a CDS encoding TonB-dependent receptor, coding for MRNRLLSIVLLLFSILCLSDRLLAQTTQASISGVISEQNNAPLPGATIRVRNESTGFSTGTVTNVKGEYVFKEIPLGGPYTVTVTAVGLGEQRRTGYMVNQGDDIKINLTMQETGQDLEVVQVVASGLKNKTDILGAATAINAKTLVSLPVNGRNFTQLINLSPLTNNSGSLSGQLGSSTNYTIDGMNAKNPTSAGSTTSRSGAPYSISIEAVREFKVITNQYDVVYGRAGGGLVSAVTKAGTNKLTGSLFNYTRANWLSSKYDIRGNQRNVPFSTNQFGFSLGGPIIKDKLHYFVVWDHQEDSRPLIIADIQTPLDERRFNVTNATLNRFVDIARSKYGMANTQQFGTFPKRRGTDAGFARIDWQINANNLLTIRDNYTNDRNKLGLADNTSINAFESYGNDYNVDNSLLATLRTTFTPKITNELKLQHLFTYQKSSPGDQLPAANIPRNIVETVRSTIEGGTLSTNIQMGGHRFAQEGFTNNVLQLVDNFYLNTDKVQYTFGVDLMYTHAKSLYGSEVNGRFHYNESNSVVNGVVTVTPALDNFNNLQPYRFYREVPLVADPTVYSNILNAGLYGQMTTHLTPGLEMTAGLRFDYAVYPKAQFNQLVFDELKLRTDNQIKTFIPQPRIQFNWDVNSEHRDFVRFGAGVFASDINNYMLINNLTFDGKHFATVDVRGANVPAPNFAAYRQDYNSIPTLAQFQVPTINMTGPNAKIPTLYKANVSYSRYLTDKLKVGISGYMSLGRNNYMYVDRNMVADPFFRLSNEANRGVYVPAASVTSSGVTDWQLGRLSNKLGRVLELNSEGRVNQFAAVVDATWQYFRDGEITASFTWNDTRDNVTYNGNVANTATLVLPVKDDPRNLSNITYSDNHFRNKVVFYGTLPSFFGITLGVRYTGIGGTRYSLLSGANTNGDFVATNDLAFVFDRNSAEVPTNVRTGLQTLLDNPDASQSLKNYINAYSGQIAQRNGGINGFYGVLDIRALKRFRIYKTHAIELSADIFNFANLLNRNRGTNLSLGTQTLYALGVPASGGNAAIPGFSQSTQRYNYRVNNSGAVTPSGDPFQIQLGARYSF
- the fbp gene encoding class 1 fructose-bisphosphatase, encoding MASYSEETVAVPVGTTLDRFIKRRQQASPAATGELSQLLRDIALAAKIVQREVSRAGLLAITGGFGTENQHGEAQQKLDMIAHVRFLRALRNGGEVAAIVSEEEDSIVHTGNQQGKYVVAIDPLDGSSNIDVNVSIGTIFSIYRRQSPIGGPVVESDFLQGGHQQVAAGYVLYGTSTMLVYTTGQGVNGFTYDGSLGEFFLSHANLTTPVDGRIYSCNEGNLADFPTGIQHYISQCRENRFTARYIGALIADVHRNLLKGGVYLYPATRQAPNGKLRLLYECFPMAFLVEQAGGSATDGRQRLLDIPIEKLHQRSPLIIGSTSLVNAVSQLY
- the pckA gene encoding phosphoenolpyruvate carboxykinase (ATP); this translates as MNTNTFPALSDTDTSLMQTLGLPPTTTVALNLSVAGLTGLALERGEGVLTDTGVLMCDTGTFTGRSPKDKYIVRDDLTAKTVWWGAVNQPFPSAKFDSLHQRMLDALADKTAFVRYVKAGADPRYAINIAVVNELAWHNLFCHNLFIETTDAERADFSPDWTILDLPGFQADPATDGTRQENFTIINFTKRIVLIGGTGYAGEMKKGIFSVLNFTLPRQGVLSMHCSANIGQAGDTALFFGLSGTGKTTLSTDPDRRLIGDDEHGWSDQVFNFEGGCYAKVINLSAEHEPEIYGAIRPGAILENTRFTPGSLTVDYTDQSVTENTRTAYPLDFIANRATPSIGAPPKHLFFLTADAFGVLPPIARLTVKQAMYYFLSGYTAKLAGTEVGIKEPVPTFSACFGSAFLPLHPFDYANLLGDHLKSADVPVWLVNTGWTGGSFGTGQRIKLAYTRAVIRAALDGTLNSVDYQTLQPFGLQIPRSCPGIPAELLNPSQTWARAIDYDVTANRLARAFRDNYLTYQKSTEDGPAESLFA